From a single Okeanomitos corallinicola TIOX110 genomic region:
- a CDS encoding PIN domain-containing protein → MIRVFIDTNIVLDFLLEREPFVEDAVRLFAKIDAGEIIGFIAATTITNIYYIIRKAAGVTVAQDAIYQILTDLHICTVDKNILETAVALNFQDFEDAVQYACAMKSMVDVIVTRDVSGFLGSEIPVILPGELNHISKE, encoded by the coding sequence ATGATTCGAGTTTTTATTGATACGAATATCGTCCTAGATTTTTTACTGGAACGAGAACCTTTTGTAGAAGATGCTGTTAGGTTATTTGCAAAAATTGATGCAGGTGAGATTATAGGGTTTATTGCTGCTACTACAATTACTAATATTTATTATATTATTCGTAAAGCCGCAGGTGTAACAGTTGCTCAAGATGCAATTTATCAAATTCTCACAGATTTACATATTTGCACAGTTGATAAAAATATTTTAGAAACAGCAGTAGCTTTAAATTTTCAAGATTTTGAGGATGCTGTGCAGTATGCTTGTGCTATGAAATCAATGGTAGATGTGATTGTAACTCGTGATGTGTCTGGATTTTTAGGTTCAGAAATTCCAGTGATTTTACCTGGGGAGTTAAATCATATTTCTAAGGAGTAA
- a CDS encoding PQ-loop domain-containing transporter, translating into MCKPWTVTLSICCVICGFLAYIPQIKLIYNENE; encoded by the coding sequence ATATGTAAGCCCTGGACAGTAACCCTTTCAATATGTTGTGTAATCTGTGGATTTTTAGCCTACATTCCGCAGATTAAATTGATATATAATGAAAATGAATAA
- a CDS encoding putative PEP-binding protein has translation MDKLYWLDEIKLSDRAKVGDKAFYLSRIVQSGYPVVSGFVISADTWREFLETLHSSESLVADLPHSSLHLDVGNWQQLQHVARCLRQEVLDASLPSHWVSQISQATKTWDCQCLILRPSLNISSGTQQLEHISGLLESVFCLCDPEEIAQGLKQTWSQLFCARSLLYWQKVGVNLQQINLGILVQPVENVIASGVFKVNNYGAEIEATYGLGLAITKGEVLPDIYYIEDKTKVIKEKQLGNKIIAYSVDPNPAFLTDESQPIQSVKKYNNCCFAYLLNEEKQKQYSLSDEHIKEIIILGNQLVDEIGNNLTIKWNITDKNQASKIYIDQINIPQNFNFDWQLIKGIGASKGRVIASAFVILSNSQPKVKQIPKGVIVIAPAITTDCLPLLHEVAGIVTERGGLTSHAAILSRELAIPSVVSAKNITSQIKSGERILMDGSTGEIYRLSDNESLNNYEIKKWEKDQKMSLQTNIKERQINNSQHQTNLPMISTQLLVNISQDSLIDKVQDLLIDGVGLLRSELMILNILKGENPLVWVLNGRKIELLEVLSEQIEKFARAFAPKPILYRSLDWRSQDLSLSKDTKQSLQTSILDEHGTLSYLKNPAVFELELKALAALQKKGYKNIHLMLPFVRTVEEFVFCRRKVEQAGLTQDSSFQLWIMAEVPSILFLLPEYIKAGANGVSIGTNDLTQLILGVNREYGELSSMFNECHPAVMAAIAQLIKMAKAGGIPCSICGQAPALYPEIIDKLIEWGITSISVEPEAIETTYTAIARAEQRIILAAARKQLGYL, from the coding sequence GTGGATAAACTTTACTGGCTTGACGAGATTAAATTATCAGACCGTGCTAAAGTTGGCGATAAAGCCTTTTACTTGAGCAGAATCGTACAGAGTGGATATCCTGTAGTATCTGGTTTTGTAATATCCGCAGATACTTGGAGGGAATTTCTGGAAACCCTCCACAGTTCTGAGTCATTAGTCGCTGACTTACCCCATTCTTCTTTACATTTAGATGTGGGTAACTGGCAGCAACTTCAGCACGTGGCTAGGTGCTTACGTCAAGAGGTTCTGGATGCTAGTCTACCAAGCCACTGGGTAAGTCAAATTTCCCAAGCTACAAAGACCTGGGACTGTCAATGTTTAATTTTGCGACCGAGCCTAAATATATCATCTGGCACTCAACAATTGGAGCATATTTCTGGCTTGTTAGAGTCAGTGTTTTGTCTCTGTGATCCTGAAGAAATAGCTCAAGGATTGAAACAAACTTGGAGTCAGTTATTTTGTGCCAGGAGTTTACTGTATTGGCAAAAAGTAGGGGTAAATTTACAACAAATTAATTTAGGCATATTGGTGCAGCCTGTAGAGAATGTAATTGCTTCCGGTGTATTCAAAGTTAATAATTATGGTGCAGAAATTGAAGCTACTTATGGATTAGGACTAGCCATTACCAAAGGTGAAGTTTTACCGGATATTTATTATATTGAAGATAAGACTAAAGTCATCAAAGAAAAACAATTAGGAAATAAAATTATTGCTTATTCTGTTGATCCTAATCCTGCTTTCTTAACTGATGAATCTCAACCCATACAATCAGTAAAAAAATATAATAATTGTTGTTTTGCTTATCTCCTAAATGAAGAGAAACAAAAACAGTATTCTTTGTCAGATGAACATATAAAAGAAATCATTATCCTGGGCAATCAATTAGTTGATGAAATTGGGAATAATTTAACCATCAAGTGGAATATTACCGACAAAAATCAAGCATCAAAAATCTATATTGATCAAATAAACATACCTCAAAATTTTAATTTTGATTGGCAATTGATTAAGGGCATAGGAGCATCTAAAGGACGTGTTATAGCTTCTGCTTTTGTGATCTTGAGCAATTCACAACCTAAAGTAAAACAAATACCCAAGGGAGTAATTGTCATAGCACCAGCAATTACCACAGATTGTTTGCCTCTACTACATGAAGTAGCCGGAATTGTTACAGAACGAGGTGGTTTAACTAGCCACGCAGCAATTTTATCCAGGGAATTAGCTATTCCATCTGTCGTTAGTGCCAAAAATATTACAAGCCAGATTAAAAGTGGAGAAAGAATATTAATGGATGGTAGTACAGGAGAAATTTATCGTCTTTCTGATAATGAAAGTTTGAATAATTATGAGATTAAAAAATGGGAAAAAGACCAAAAAATGTCATTACAAACAAACATAAAAGAAAGACAAATAAATAATTCTCAACATCAGACTAACTTACCTATGATTTCTACTCAACTATTGGTAAATATCAGTCAAGATAGTTTGATTGATAAAGTCCAAGATTTACTCATAGATGGTGTAGGTTTATTACGTTCAGAGTTAATGATATTAAATATTTTAAAAGGGGAGAATCCTTTAGTTTGGGTTTTGAATGGGAGAAAAATAGAATTATTAGAAGTTTTATCTGAGCAGATTGAAAAATTTGCCCGTGCTTTTGCTCCTAAACCAATTTTATATCGTTCTCTAGATTGGAGATCACAGGATTTATCTTTATCTAAAGATACAAAACAATCTTTACAAACATCAATACTTGATGAGCATGGTACTTTAAGTTATTTGAAAAATCCCGCAGTTTTTGAATTAGAATTAAAAGCCTTGGCTGCTTTACAAAAAAAAGGGTACAAAAATATTCATTTAATGTTACCTTTTGTCCGAACTGTGGAAGAGTTTGTATTTTGTCGTCGTAAAGTTGAGCAAGCTGGATTAACTCAGGATTCTTCTTTCCAATTGTGGATTATGGCAGAAGTACCAAGCATACTATTTTTATTGCCAGAATATATTAAAGCTGGAGCAAATGGAGTTTCTATAGGCACGAATGACCTCACTCAATTAATTTTAGGAGTTAACCGAGAATACGGAGAATTATCAAGTATGTTTAATGAATGTCATCCTGCGGTAATGGCTGCGATCGCTCAGTTAATTAAAATGGCTAAAGCTGGAGGTATTCCCTGCTCAATCTGTGGTCAAGCACCGGCTTTATATCCAGAAATTATTGATAAGTTGATAGAATGGGGGATAACTTCTATCTCTGTAGAGCCTGAAGCTATAGAAACCACTTATACCGCTATTGCTCGTGCCGAACAACGAATTATTCTAGCTGCTGCGAGAAAACAACTTGGTTATTTATGA
- a CDS encoding AAA-like domain-containing protein yields MDLNVDQAIKIANEAVLKKCYRGLTDVEIIVIKGAWKREEYDTIAANNQYAKSYLSQDIAPKLWKLLTKALGEKVKKSNFKAALKRYWEKQCWDKQFTDEDLLPTSAPITINNFRDNSKVKETTSSLYLTQAKDKLPIPELYVERFALEFLCSEKLLQPGSLIWLKAPKLMGKTSLMERVLAKLKQQGYRTVSLSLQMVDTQTHLIDLNKFLRWFCFNLSRELKLPNQLDKYWDEEGMGAKVSCTTYLLEYLLAAAETPLVLYLDDIEVLFPYPQIYKDFFTLLRSWYEKTRNRPNWKKLRLAIAYSPDIYIHTNLNQSLFNIGLPIELPELTKEEVQRFSQQYGFVGDSFLVDSLMQLVGGHPYLLELAFSHLKNYPNITLNKLLAEASTDAGIYRHYLRELWLRLQQEPELLTALQTVINSPQPVRLETMSAYQLKNMGLVKLVGNEVETSCQLYRSYFGDVIRNQVNVNNG; encoded by the coding sequence ATGGATTTAAATGTAGATCAGGCAATTAAAATTGCTAATGAAGCGGTTTTAAAAAAATGTTATAGAGGCTTAACTGATGTTGAAATCATAGTAATTAAAGGAGCGTGGAAACGAGAAGAATACGATACAATTGCGGCTAATAATCAGTATGCAAAAAGTTATCTTAGTCAAGATATTGCCCCAAAGCTGTGGAAATTACTGACCAAAGCTCTAGGAGAAAAGGTCAAAAAAAGTAATTTTAAAGCAGCTTTAAAACGATACTGGGAAAAGCAGTGTTGGGATAAGCAGTTTACAGATGAAGATTTATTACCGACTTCAGCACCAATAACTATTAATAACTTCCGGGATAATAGTAAGGTCAAAGAAACAACTAGTTCTTTATATTTAACTCAAGCTAAAGATAAATTACCGATTCCAGAATTATATGTGGAGCGTTTTGCTCTTGAATTTCTCTGCTCTGAAAAACTCTTACAACCTGGTTCTTTAATTTGGCTAAAAGCTCCTAAATTAATGGGTAAAACTTCCCTGATGGAAAGGGTGTTAGCTAAATTGAAACAGCAAGGCTATCGTACAGTCAGTTTAAGTTTACAGATGGTAGATACGCAAACTCATCTGATAGACCTGAATAAATTTTTACGCTGGTTTTGTTTCAATCTCAGCCGAGAACTGAAGTTACCTAACCAGTTAGATAAATATTGGGATGAAGAAGGTATGGGTGCGAAGGTAAGTTGTACAACTTATTTATTAGAATATCTCTTAGCAGCAGCAGAAACCCCTCTAGTTTTATACTTAGATGATATAGAAGTGCTTTTCCCTTATCCTCAAATTTACAAAGATTTTTTTACTTTGTTGCGTTCTTGGTATGAGAAAACCAGAAATCGTCCAAACTGGAAAAAACTGCGGTTAGCAATTGCTTATTCTCCGGACATTTATATACACACAAATCTTAATCAATCGCTTTTTAATATAGGATTACCGATAGAATTACCAGAATTAACTAAAGAGGAAGTTCAGAGATTTTCCCAACAATATGGATTCGTTGGAGATTCATTTTTAGTAGATTCTTTAATGCAATTAGTAGGTGGTCATCCTTATTTGTTGGAACTGGCATTTTCTCACCTCAAAAATTATCCAAATATCACCCTAAACAAGTTGTTAGCAGAAGCTTCTACCGATGCAGGTATTTATCGTCATTATTTGCGGGAACTCTGGTTGAGGTTGCAACAAGAACCAGAATTGCTCACAGCATTGCAAACGGTGATTAATTCTCCTCAACCAGTGCGATTGGAAACAATGTCAGCTTATCAGTTGAAAAATATGGGTTTGGTGAAGCTTGTAGGTAATGAAGTGGAAACAAGTTGTCAATTGTATCGGAGTTATTTTGGTGATGTGATTAGGAATCAGGTGAATGTAAATAATGGTTAA
- a CDS encoding DUF1350 family protein, producing MKSKMKFKPISHSWVALHPKPEGVIQFVGGAFFGTFWPMLFYRSLLQRLFNDGYTIVILPFNFTFDHYAEAGFLIREQYEIMPELVRRSIFAGYDYKTYLDDQNFSWLGHSIGCKYIALLEGFSALPEIGKPSDPDYCHNIEKLRHFIDCIVRSANTTESEIKIRSKVESILTDLLILINNLEIKRQEAKKLIQYYISGEENFNQLQDSIKISSIFIKNQPSLLLAPVNTGLDSAIPQPLASIIIGLGFNVKPTPKETYALIKKGDLFNIMGLTSFKTDKLALSSVQWLENKFKKPPEGFNEDLKGGHLRPLGIRLGNFAINFPIPTIESIHKRNTEFETPVSELFDRLEDKQANIQK from the coding sequence ATGAAATCAAAAATGAAATTTAAACCTATTTCTCATAGCTGGGTAGCTCTACATCCAAAACCTGAAGGAGTAATTCAATTTGTTGGTGGAGCTTTCTTTGGCACATTTTGGCCAATGCTTTTCTACCGTTCTCTACTTCAGCGTTTATTTAATGATGGTTATACAATTGTTATTTTGCCATTCAATTTTACCTTTGACCATTATGCCGAGGCTGGCTTTTTAATCAGAGAACAATATGAAATAATGCCAGAGCTTGTTAGAAGATCAATATTTGCTGGCTATGACTATAAAACCTATCTTGATGACCAAAACTTTTCTTGGCTAGGTCATAGTATTGGCTGTAAATATATTGCCCTTTTGGAAGGATTTAGTGCCTTACCTGAAATTGGTAAACCTAGTGATCCTGATTATTGTCATAATATTGAAAAACTGAGGCATTTTATTGATTGTATAGTTAGATCAGCAAATACAACAGAGTCGGAAATAAAAATTAGAAGCAAAGTTGAAAGTATCTTGACAGACCTTTTAATTCTGATTAATAATCTAGAAATAAAGCGTCAAGAGGCTAAAAAATTAATTCAATATTACATCAGTGGAGAAGAAAATTTTAACCAATTGCAAGACAGCATTAAAATTAGCAGCATCTTTATTAAAAATCAACCCTCTTTACTATTAGCTCCTGTCAATACAGGTCTTGATAGTGCTATCCCTCAACCTTTAGCAAGTATAATTATTGGCTTAGGTTTTAATGTCAAACCAACTCCAAAAGAAACCTATGCCTTAATCAAAAAAGGTGATCTATTTAATATTATGGGGTTAACTTCATTCAAAACAGATAAACTTGCTCTATCAAGTGTTCAGTGGTTGGAAAATAAGTTTAAAAAACCACCTGAAGGTTTTAACGAAGATTTAAAAGGTGGACATTTAAGACCTTTGGGTATTCGATTGGGAAATTTTGCTATCAATTTTCCAATTCCCACTATTGAGTCCATACACAAACGAAATACAGAGTTTGAAACTCCTGTAAGTGAATTATTTGACCGTTTAGAAGATAAACAGGCTAATATTCAAAAATAG
- a CDS encoding alkaline phosphatase, giving the protein MVVRSISQLRLNRWLFTALAMLSILLVNILNLHDVTAATATKPKNVILMIGDGMGWEMARAGAIAKGYNYTTGKGEGLSFQNLENYALATTYGTTIAPGNGVFKTSNSALTNSISITGGSPMLPGFRFQPEFNPGINASGGAKNPQPNAVGNLVGYDPQRGGINPWTPGNDPEYIKHSYPDSASTATTLYTGVKTYNNAISVDIFEKPLETILKTAADAGKSTGIVTSVPIDHATPGAAAANVNRRQKYDGDYPSLDNILQQELRIYQPTVILGGGHPLTGANNQSLPMGVEPATKFQYITQSTYNELKNNPNQNRYDYTFLERGKDAADQLKETASKLDPNQGDRLLGLYGARGQEGNLPVSTANGDYSNTGLSIFSLFSSQGQKPDKIRPLLNGETDPSFIAREINENPTLKDLTSAALDVLSKDQDGFWLMVEGGDIDWSAHDDNLDNLIGTVLDFDKAVKTVINWIENNGGWENNLLIVTADHDHYLTLNPDFSELLKSQGAEALTAEFDPQKAGHFWGSDAEIKYGWGSHTNRPVPVYYQGQGAEVLTKSVGKGFKLYGFDIPGIDGLVDQIHIYQTQLAAVK; this is encoded by the coding sequence ATGGTAGTTCGATCTATTTCTCAGTTGCGTTTAAATCGCTGGTTATTTACCGCACTAGCGATGTTGTCAATTTTGTTAGTTAACATCCTCAATTTGCATGATGTCACAGCTGCAACCGCAACTAAACCTAAAAATGTCATTCTGATGATTGGGGACGGTATGGGCTGGGAAATGGCACGTGCTGGAGCGATCGCCAAGGGATATAATTACACTACGGGTAAAGGCGAAGGACTCAGCTTTCAAAACCTGGAAAACTACGCTTTAGCTACAACCTACGGTACGACAATTGCTCCCGGTAATGGAGTTTTCAAAACCAGTAACTCTGCGTTGACTAACAGTATTTCCATCACTGGTGGTAGTCCCATGTTACCAGGTTTCCGTTTCCAACCAGAATTTAATCCCGGAATTAATGCTAGTGGTGGTGCAAAAAATCCCCAACCCAACGCTGTTGGTAATTTAGTCGGTTATGATCCCCAACGGGGAGGAATTAATCCTTGGACTCCTGGAAATGACCCAGAATATATTAAACATAGTTATCCTGACTCCGCAAGTACAGCGACAACTTTGTACACAGGAGTTAAAACCTATAACAATGCAATTTCCGTAGATATATTTGAAAAACCACTAGAAACCATTCTCAAAACTGCTGCGGATGCAGGAAAATCTACAGGTATTGTTACCTCTGTACCGATTGATCATGCTACACCTGGTGCTGCTGCTGCAAATGTCAATCGTCGTCAAAAATATGATGGTGACTACCCAAGTTTAGATAATATTTTACAGCAAGAACTTCGCATATATCAACCGACAGTAATTTTAGGTGGTGGACATCCTTTAACTGGTGCGAATAATCAATCTTTACCGATGGGTGTAGAACCAGCGACCAAGTTTCAATATATTACCCAATCAACTTACAACGAATTAAAAAATAATCCCAATCAAAACCGCTATGATTACACATTTTTAGAGAGGGGAAAAGACGCAGCAGATCAATTAAAAGAAACTGCGAGTAAATTAGATCCAAATCAAGGCGATCGCTTATTAGGATTATACGGTGCTAGGGGACAAGAAGGCAATTTACCTGTGAGTACAGCTAATGGAGATTATAGCAACACAGGTTTAAGTATCTTTTCTTTATTTAGTTCCCAAGGTCAAAAACCTGACAAAATTCGTCCTTTATTAAATGGAGAAACAGACCCATCATTTATTGCGAGAGAAATCAATGAAAATCCCACCCTTAAAGATTTAACATCTGCTGCTTTAGATGTTTTATCAAAAGATCAAGATGGATTTTGGTTAATGGTAGAAGGTGGTGATATTGATTGGTCTGCACATGATGATAATTTAGATAATTTGATTGGTACGGTTTTGGATTTTGACAAAGCTGTAAAAACTGTAATTAATTGGATTGAAAATAACGGTGGTTGGGAAAATAACTTATTAATTGTCACCGCAGATCATGATCATTATTTAACATTAAATCCTGATTTTTCAGAACTTTTAAAATCACAAGGTGCAGAAGCTTTAACTGCTGAATTTGATCCTCAGAAAGCGGGACATTTTTGGGGTTCTGATGCTGAAATTAAATATGGTTGGGGAAGTCATACAAATCGTCCAGTTCCTGTTTATTATCAAGGTCAAGGTGCGGAAGTATTAACTAAATCTGTAGGTAAAGGTTTTAAACTTTATGGTTTTGATATTCCGGGAATTGATGGTTTAGTAGATCAAATTCACATTTATCAAACTCAATTAGCTGCGGTGAAATGA
- the psb28 gene encoding photosystem II reaction center protein Psb28 — protein sequence MAKIQFSRGVDETVVPDVKLTRSRSGDQGTATFTFTNPKAFSEDSTEEITGMYMIDEEGEIVTREVKGKFVNGKPEIVEALHLMKSVEEWDRFMRFMNRYAEENGLGLSKS from the coding sequence ATGGCAAAAATCCAGTTTTCTAGAGGCGTGGACGAAACAGTAGTTCCAGATGTAAAGTTGACAAGATCACGTAGTGGTGACCAAGGTACAGCAACATTTACTTTTACCAATCCCAAAGCCTTCAGTGAAGATAGCACAGAAGAAATTACTGGGATGTATATGATTGACGAAGAAGGTGAAATTGTTACCCGCGAAGTCAAGGGTAAATTTGTAAATGGGAAACCAGAGATTGTCGAAGCACTTCACCTGATGAAAAGCGTTGAAGAGTGGGATCGTTTTATGCGTTTTATGAATCGGTACGCTGAAGAAAACGGTCTGGGATTAAGTAAATCCTAA
- a CDS encoding Uma2 family endonuclease has product MTVTTAKKMTFEEFIEFDDGTDNLYELENGELIVMPFESELNRRIATFLLIYFSKLGIPYYRLSMKTEIAVNSRMVGVRVPDLVIFSEELAQVMTDAKRSLILMDMPPPLLVVEVVSPNQENRDYRYKRSEYAARGIAEYWIIDPMQKKVTVLEWVEGFYDEQVFTGDMVIGSPLFSDIQLTVSAVLQG; this is encoded by the coding sequence ATGACAGTTACAACTGCTAAAAAAATGACTTTTGAGGAATTTATAGAATTTGATGACGGTACAGATAATTTATATGAATTGGAAAATGGAGAATTAATTGTTATGCCTTTTGAGAGTGAACTAAATCGGCGCATAGCTACTTTTTTATTAATATATTTCTCTAAATTAGGTATTCCCTATTACCGCTTGAGTATGAAAACAGAAATAGCTGTAAATAGTCGGATGGTGGGGGTGCGTGTTCCAGATTTAGTGATATTTTCTGAAGAATTAGCCCAAGTGATGACAGATGCTAAACGTTCTCTAATTTTAATGGATATGCCACCTCCTTTGTTAGTAGTTGAAGTGGTAAGTCCTAATCAAGAAAATCGAGATTATCGTTATAAGCGTTCTGAGTATGCAGCGCGGGGTATTGCTGAATATTGGATTATTGATCCCATGCAGAAAAAGGTAACTGTTTTGGAATGGGTGGAAGGTTTTTATGATGAGCAGGTTTTTACTGGTGATATGGTGATTGGTTCGCCTTTATTTTCTGATATTCAGTTAACTGTGAGTGCGGTTTTACAGGGATAA
- a CDS encoding MogA/MoaB family molybdenum cofactor biosynthesis protein produces the protein MIKSHPHPDSEQIIVNCNCAIVTVSDTRTSETDKSGKLIQELLVTANHLIADYQIIKDEPAQIQAYIENLNKNQNIDVIIFNGGTGIAPRDTTYDAIAQLLEKTLPGFGEIFRFLSYQEIGSRAIASRAVAGTYRNKLIFSLPGSSNAVRLGMEKLILPEIVHLVTQMQK, from the coding sequence ATGATCAAATCACACCCACATCCAGATTCAGAACAGATAATAGTAAACTGTAACTGTGCTATTGTCACTGTCAGCGATACTCGCACCTCAGAAACAGATAAAAGTGGAAAACTAATTCAGGAATTATTAGTAACTGCGAATCATCTGATTGCAGATTATCAAATTATTAAAGATGAACCAGCACAAATCCAAGCATATATAGAGAATTTAAATAAAAATCAAAATATAGATGTGATTATTTTTAATGGTGGGACAGGAATTGCACCCAGAGATACAACTTATGATGCGATCGCTCAGTTACTAGAAAAGACTTTACCAGGATTTGGGGAAATATTCAGGTTTCTTAGTTATCAAGAAATAGGTTCACGGGCGATCGCCTCTCGCGCTGTGGCTGGTACTTATAGAAATAAACTCATTTTTTCCCTACCTGGTTCTAGTAACGCCGTCCGTTTAGGAATGGAAAAACTCATACTACCAGAAATTGTTCATCTTGTTACTCAAATGCAAAAGTAA
- the mraY gene encoding phospho-N-acetylmuramoyl-pentapeptide-transferase, with the protein MDAKLSPNQGLNISGIWLASLLTLSLTTAALILDGIAYRPSWNMTSLTMPFLLCAVGAGVAGYWVVPLLQALKAGQIIREDGPQAHLRKAGTPTMGGIFFIPVGVAAACILSNFAEDVVAVSVLTLSYGLIGWIDDWQILRRKSNKGISPKMKLALQILFAAGFCVWMVLNRDFSITNIALPWVGFSLPLGLLFWPLAGFVLVAESNATNLTDGIDGLAGGTVAIAIFALGVLIAPTSPALMIFCAAMSGSCIGFLAHNRNPARVFMGDTGSLALGGALAAVALLTNSLAALFILSGIFFVETLSVMAQVSYYKATKGPDGKGKRLFKMAPLHHHLELTGWSELQVVAVFYVIAAILATICLTSMRF; encoded by the coding sequence GTGGACGCTAAACTATCTCCTAATCAAGGATTGAACATTTCTGGTATTTGGTTAGCCTCTTTGTTAACCTTGTCGCTGACTACAGCTGCATTGATTTTAGATGGGATAGCATATAGGCCATCCTGGAATATGACCTCGCTCACTATGCCATTTTTATTATGTGCGGTGGGTGCTGGTGTTGCTGGTTACTGGGTTGTACCTTTGTTGCAAGCCTTGAAAGCAGGACAAATTATCCGGGAGGATGGACCCCAAGCACATCTGAGAAAAGCTGGTACTCCAACTATGGGTGGGATTTTCTTCATACCTGTAGGTGTAGCTGCTGCTTGTATTTTGTCTAATTTTGCTGAAGATGTAGTTGCTGTTTCTGTTTTAACACTCAGCTATGGTTTAATTGGCTGGATCGATGATTGGCAAATTTTGCGCCGCAAATCAAATAAAGGTATATCTCCTAAGATGAAACTGGCTTTGCAGATTCTTTTTGCGGCTGGTTTTTGTGTATGGATGGTTTTGAATAGAGACTTTAGTATAACAAATATAGCCTTGCCTTGGGTGGGGTTTTCTTTACCTCTAGGTTTGCTGTTCTGGCCTTTGGCTGGTTTTGTGCTAGTGGCAGAGAGTAATGCTACTAATTTAACAGATGGGATTGATGGGTTGGCTGGGGGTACTGTAGCGATCGCTATTTTTGCTTTAGGGGTCTTAATAGCACCTACTTCACCAGCTTTAATGATTTTCTGTGCAGCTATGAGTGGTAGCTGTATCGGATTTTTAGCCCACAACCGTAACCCAGCCCGTGTATTTATGGGTGATACCGGTTCTCTGGCTTTAGGTGGTGCGTTAGCTGCTGTAGCACTTTTAACCAATAGCTTGGCGGCGTTGTTTATTCTCAGTGGGATTTTCTTTGTGGAAACCCTGTCTGTAATGGCACAGGTTAGTTATTACAAAGCTACCAAAGGGCCAGATGGCAAAGGAAAACGGTTATTTAAAATGGCACCTTTACATCATCATTTAGAATTAACAGGCTGGTCAGAATTACAAGTAGTTGCTGTGTTTTATGTCATTGCTGCTATTTTGGCTACTATCTGTTTGACAAGCATGAGATTTTGA
- a CDS encoding DUF3134 domain-containing protein: MLNSPLIEYPRNRRATIIPTRPNSSILDWLEGSGRLIPRNSSESDISRPEAEISDFLGGEDGVTDPDYDDNDISLDED, encoded by the coding sequence ATGTTAAATTCTCCCCTAATTGAGTATCCCCGGAATAGACGAGCTACTATTATTCCCACTAGGCCAAATTCTTCTATTTTGGATTGGCTAGAGGGTAGTGGAAGGCTAATACCACGTAACTCAAGTGAATCAGATATTTCCCGACCAGAAGCAGAAATTTCCGATTTTTTAGGGGGAGAAGATGGAGTAACTGATCCCGACTATGATGATAATGATATCAGCTTAGATGAGGATTAG
- a CDS encoding PAP/fibrillin family protein encodes MVAKTALLDTIAGTNRGLLATATQKKAILAAIANLEDFNPTPRPLEATHLLNGDWRLLYTTSKALLNLDRFPFCQLGQIYQSIRVETNSVYNIAEIYGIPSLEGLVSVAAKFEPVSERRVQVKFKRFVVGLQKLIDYQSPATFIQQIESGKKFTAFDSVINNEQQQGWLDITYIDHDLRIGRGNEGSVFVLSKA; translated from the coding sequence ATGGTAGCAAAAACTGCTCTCTTAGATACAATTGCAGGTACAAATAGGGGTTTACTAGCAACCGCAACTCAAAAAAAGGCTATCCTAGCCGCGATCGCCAATTTAGAAGACTTTAACCCAACACCGCGCCCTTTAGAAGCAACTCACTTACTAAACGGCGACTGGCGACTACTTTACACTACCAGCAAGGCTTTGTTGAACCTAGATCGCTTCCCTTTCTGTCAACTTGGTCAAATTTACCAATCTATTAGAGTGGAAACTAACAGTGTTTATAACATTGCTGAAATTTATGGAATACCCTCTTTAGAAGGATTAGTTAGCGTAGCCGCCAAATTTGAACCAGTCTCCGAACGTCGAGTTCAGGTCAAGTTCAAACGGTTCGTTGTTGGCCTGCAAAAGTTAATTGATTATCAATCACCTGCAACGTTTATCCAACAAATCGAATCAGGAAAGAAGTTTACAGCTTTTGACTCTGTAATTAACAATGAGCAACAGCAAGGATGGCTGGACATTACCTACATAGATCATGATCTACGTATTGGCAGAGGTAACGAAGGGAGTGTGTTTGTTCTCAGCAAGGCATAA